The Oncorhynchus tshawytscha isolate Ot180627B linkage group LG12, Otsh_v2.0, whole genome shotgun sequence genome includes a window with the following:
- the LOC112262827 gene encoding uracil-DNA glycosylase isoform X2 yields the protein MIGQKTINSFFSPISKKRASGGEHEREDAQKHVERVKKLKLSGNGTTESPSSPVCPELLARIAKNKQAALEKLSASNTPDEFGESWRKSLVSEFGKPYFRNLMSFVDGERKLNTVYPPPQHVFTWTQMCDIKDVKVVVLGQDPYHGPNQAHGLCFSVQRPIPPPPSLLNMYKELASDIEGFQHPGHGDLTGWAKQGVLLLNAVLTVRAHQANSHKDKGWETFTDAVVQWLSSNREGLVFMLWGAYAQKKGAAIDRKRHHVLPTVHPSPLSAHRGFFGCKHFSKTNELLEKSGKEPIDWKAL from the exons ATGATAGGGCAGAAAACTATCAATTCTTTTTTTTCGCCCATTTCGAAGAAGAGAGCTTCGGGAggggaacatgagagagaggatgCCCAAAAACAT GTTGAACGGGTGAAGAAGCTGAAGCTATCAGGCAACGGAACGACGGAATCACCTTCTTCTCCAGTGTGTCCAGAACTGCTGGCCCGAATCGCCAAAAACAAGCAAGCTGCGTTGGAGAAACTTTCCGCCAGTAACACACCGGATGAATTTGgggagagttggagaaagagttTGGTCTCTGAGTTTGGAAAGCCTTATTTCAGAAAC TTGATGTCTTTCGTTGATGGAGAGAGGAAACTGAACACTGTCTACCCACCCCCTCAGCATGTTTTCACCTGGACACAGATGTGTGACATCAAAGAT GTCAAGGTTGTAGTCCTCGGTCAGGACCCATATCACGGTCCAAACCAAGCCCATGGATTATGCTTCAGTGTTCAGAGACCTATCCCACCTCCACCCAG CTTGTTGAATATGTACAAAGAATTGGCGTCTGATATAGAGGGCTTCCAGCACCCTGGACATGGAGATTTAACTGGATGGGCTAAACAAG GTGTCTTGCTGCTCAATGCTGTGCTGACCGTCCGAGCTCACCAGGCTaactctcacaaagacaagggcTGGGAAACTTTCACTGACGCTGTGGTGCAGTGGCTCAGCTCCAACCGGGAGGGCCTCGTCTTCATGCTGTGGGGGGCCTATGCTCAGAAGAAGGGAGCAGCTATTGATAGG AAACGTCACCATGTCCTTCCCACTGTACACCCCTCCCCTTTATCTGCTCATCGAGGCTTCTTTGGATGCAAGCACTTTTCAAAGACCAATGAGTTGCTGGAGAAATCAGGGAAGGAGCCCATAGACTGGAAGGCACTTTGA
- the LOC112262827 gene encoding uracil-DNA glycosylase isoform X1, whose translation MLAMNVPYLRRSPIMFLAAPLTATRVSPTLHFAQYIKVERVKKLKLSGNGTTESPSSPVCPELLARIAKNKQAALEKLSASNTPDEFGESWRKSLVSEFGKPYFRNLMSFVDGERKLNTVYPPPQHVFTWTQMCDIKDVKVVVLGQDPYHGPNQAHGLCFSVQRPIPPPPSLLNMYKELASDIEGFQHPGHGDLTGWAKQGVLLLNAVLTVRAHQANSHKDKGWETFTDAVVQWLSSNREGLVFMLWGAYAQKKGAAIDRKRHHVLPTVHPSPLSAHRGFFGCKHFSKTNELLEKSGKEPIDWKAL comes from the exons atgcttgcaaTGAATGTACCATATTTGAGACGTTCTCCAATAATGTTTTTAGCTGCACCATTAACAGCCACACGTGTTTCACCAACCTTGCATTTTGCTCAATATATCAAGGTTGAACGGGTGAAGAAGCTGAAGCTATCAGGCAACGGAACGACGGAATCACCTTCTTCTCCAGTGTGTCCAGAACTGCTGGCCCGAATCGCCAAAAACAAGCAAGCTGCGTTGGAGAAACTTTCCGCCAGTAACACACCGGATGAATTTGgggagagttggagaaagagttTGGTCTCTGAGTTTGGAAAGCCTTATTTCAGAAAC TTGATGTCTTTCGTTGATGGAGAGAGGAAACTGAACACTGTCTACCCACCCCCTCAGCATGTTTTCACCTGGACACAGATGTGTGACATCAAAGAT GTCAAGGTTGTAGTCCTCGGTCAGGACCCATATCACGGTCCAAACCAAGCCCATGGATTATGCTTCAGTGTTCAGAGACCTATCCCACCTCCACCCAG CTTGTTGAATATGTACAAAGAATTGGCGTCTGATATAGAGGGCTTCCAGCACCCTGGACATGGAGATTTAACTGGATGGGCTAAACAAG GTGTCTTGCTGCTCAATGCTGTGCTGACCGTCCGAGCTCACCAGGCTaactctcacaaagacaagggcTGGGAAACTTTCACTGACGCTGTGGTGCAGTGGCTCAGCTCCAACCGGGAGGGCCTCGTCTTCATGCTGTGGGGGGCCTATGCTCAGAAGAAGGGAGCAGCTATTGATAGG AAACGTCACCATGTCCTTCCCACTGTACACCCCTCCCCTTTATCTGCTCATCGAGGCTTCTTTGGATGCAAGCACTTTTCAAAGACCAATGAGTTGCTGGAGAAATCAGGGAAGGAGCCCATAGACTGGAAGGCACTTTGA
- the alkbh2 gene encoding DNA oxidative demethylase ALKBH2 isoform X1 encodes MDIITRKFSHVGEHRARWWLMDTFVSQTRKRYIDGTTDEQREPVLKKCKEEECNQGIVKEDVKEDAYLTEFSQSWQKIEAEGLDCDYALLFPKEEADCLYTQLEEEVVYLTGDKTKIQVFGKVYNVPRKQASCGDAGLTYTYSGVSLQASPWTPTLEYIRDAVTKATGQTFNFVLINRYKDGHDHMGEHRDDERELDPLCPIASVSLGAVRDFVFRHRESRGKQRRRQINPVKLELAHGSVLLMNSPTNTHWYHSLPARKRVLTPRINLTFRRILQDGKK; translated from the exons ATG GACATTATTACAAGGAAGTTTTCTCATGTTGGTGAGCACAGAGCAAGGTGGTGGCTGATGGATACATTTGTGAGTCAAACCAGGAAGCGCTATATTGATGGgacaacagatgaacagagagaacCTGTGTTGAAAAAATGTAAAGAGGAAGAATGCAATCAGGGGATTGTAAAGGAGGATGTGAAGGAGGATGCCTATTTGACTGAGTTCTCTCAGTCTTGGCAGAAGATTGAAGCAGAGGGACTGGACTGTGACTATGCTCTACTCTTTCCTAAAGAGGAAGCAGACTGCCTCTACACACagctggaggaggaggtagtCTACCTCACAG GAGATAAAACAAAGATTCAGGTGTTTGGGAAGGTTTACAATGTCCCCAGAAAGCAGGCGTCTTGTGGGGACGCAGGACTAACCTACACCTATTCTGGAGTGAGTCTTCAGGCTAGCCCGTGGACTCCAACCTTGGAGTACATTCGTGATGCTGTTACAAAGGCAACAGGGCAAACCTTCAACTTCGTCCTGATTAACAG GTACAAAGATGGACATGATCACATGGGTGAGCACCGTGATGATGAGCGGGAACTGGACCCCCTCTGTCCCATCGCCTCTGTATCCCTGGGGGCGGTCCGGGACTTTGTTTTCAGACACCGGGAGTCACGGGGAAAACAGCGCCGACGGCAGATCAACCCGGTGAAGCTTGAACTGGCCCACGGGAGCGTGCTCCTCATGAACTCTCCCACAAACACCCACTGGTACCACAGCCTGCCAGCCCGCAAGAGGGTCCTCACACCCCGCATCAACCTTACCTTCAGACGCATCCTCCAAGACGGCAAGAAATGA
- the alkbh2 gene encoding DNA oxidative demethylase ALKBH2 isoform X2, producing the protein MDTFVSQTRKRYIDGTTDEQREPVLKKCKEEECNQGIVKEDVKEDAYLTEFSQSWQKIEAEGLDCDYALLFPKEEADCLYTQLEEEVVYLTGDKTKIQVFGKVYNVPRKQASCGDAGLTYTYSGVSLQASPWTPTLEYIRDAVTKATGQTFNFVLINRYKDGHDHMGEHRDDERELDPLCPIASVSLGAVRDFVFRHRESRGKQRRRQINPVKLELAHGSVLLMNSPTNTHWYHSLPARKRVLTPRINLTFRRILQDGKK; encoded by the exons ATGGATACATTTGTGAGTCAAACCAGGAAGCGCTATATTGATGGgacaacagatgaacagagagaacCTGTGTTGAAAAAATGTAAAGAGGAAGAATGCAATCAGGGGATTGTAAAGGAGGATGTGAAGGAGGATGCCTATTTGACTGAGTTCTCTCAGTCTTGGCAGAAGATTGAAGCAGAGGGACTGGACTGTGACTATGCTCTACTCTTTCCTAAAGAGGAAGCAGACTGCCTCTACACACagctggaggaggaggtagtCTACCTCACAG GAGATAAAACAAAGATTCAGGTGTTTGGGAAGGTTTACAATGTCCCCAGAAAGCAGGCGTCTTGTGGGGACGCAGGACTAACCTACACCTATTCTGGAGTGAGTCTTCAGGCTAGCCCGTGGACTCCAACCTTGGAGTACATTCGTGATGCTGTTACAAAGGCAACAGGGCAAACCTTCAACTTCGTCCTGATTAACAG GTACAAAGATGGACATGATCACATGGGTGAGCACCGTGATGATGAGCGGGAACTGGACCCCCTCTGTCCCATCGCCTCTGTATCCCTGGGGGCGGTCCGGGACTTTGTTTTCAGACACCGGGAGTCACGGGGAAAACAGCGCCGACGGCAGATCAACCCGGTGAAGCTTGAACTGGCCCACGGGAGCGTGCTCCTCATGAACTCTCCCACAAACACCCACTGGTACCACAGCCTGCCAGCCCGCAAGAGGGTCCTCACACCCCGCATCAACCTTACCTTCAGACGCATCCTCCAAGACGGCAAGAAATGA
- the usp30 gene encoding ubiquitin carboxyl-terminal hydrolase 30 isoform X2 yields the protein MKNWGVIGGIAAAMAAGVYVLWGPITDSKKRKKGMVPGLLNLGNTCFMNSLLQGLAACPSFVKWLEEFTSRKGVSEGEPEKDPKLSTTLLQLLQALSNDNTGEEDVLDAGRLLEVLRLYRWHISSFEEQDAHELFHVLTSSLEEERDRQPKVTHLFDIQSLESLPDIDDKTLSCKSRGPLHPLRSPWKFPHPFHGRLTSNMACKRCEQQSPVRYDSFDSLSLSIPSPQWGWPISLDHCLQHFISSETIKEVECENCTKLQQGTLVNGHVLESQRTTFIKQLKLGKLPQCLCIHLQRLTWSNEGTPIKRQEHVQISEYLSMDHYKHCATIQRLQVINCTPKTIKAEDSGEAADKTPLNGKDIEHHNNNKPLSNGTCSSVFLHSSGLNPQVNLTYDYSSSEYNFQLMAVLVHHGDMNSGHFVTYRRCPPSPHSPSPFSSQWLWVSDDSVRKASLQEVLSSNAYLLFYERVRRLRLLLEE from the exons ATGAAAAACTGGGGAGTCATTGGTGGAATAGCGGCTGCCATGGCTGCTGGAGTATATGTTCTATGGGGTCCAATTACAGACAGCAAGAAAAGGAAGAAAG GCATGGTACCAGGCCTGCTGAACCTGGGAAACACCTGCTTCATGAACTCTCTGCTCCAGGGCCTGGCAGCCTGCCCATCCTTCGTCAAGTGGCTGGAGGAGTTCACTAGCCGCAAAGGTGTGTCGGAGGGCGAGCCAGAGAAGGACCCCAAACTTTCCACAACTCTCCTGCAGCTTCTCCAAG CACTGTCAAACGACaacactggggaggaggatgtgcTGGATGCAGGGCGTCTGCTGGAGGTCCTCAGACTCTACAGGTGGCACATCAGTTCCTTTGAGGAACAG GATGCCCATGAGCTCTTCCATGTCCTCACCTCTTCCTTGGAGGAGGAGCGAGACCGACAGCCCAAAGTCACCCACCTCTTTGACATTCAGTCCCTTGAG AGTCTCCCAGATATAGATGATAAGACCTTAAGCTGCAAGAGTCGAG GCCCTCTTCATCCTTTACGAAGTCCTTGGAAGTTTCCACATCCTTTCCATGGCCGCCTAACAAGCAATATGGCTTGCAAGCGTTGCGAACAACAG AGTCCAGTGCGATATGACTCTTTCGACAGCCTCTCCTTATCCATCCCTTCACCGCAATGG GGCTGGCCTATCTCTCTGGATCACTGTCTCCAGCATTTCATCTCTTCAGAGACCATTAAAGAGGTGGAGTGTGAAAACTGCACCAAG CTTCAACAAGGCACCTTGGTGAATGGGCATGTCCTGGAAAGCCAGAGGACAACCTTCATCAAACAGCTTAAACTGGGAAAG CTCCCACAGTGTCTCTGTATTCACCTGCAGAGACTGACATGGTCTAATGAGGGTACGCCCAtaaagagacaggaacatgtccaGATCTCAGAGTACCTGTCGATGGACCACTACAAACACTGCGCAACCATTCAGAGGCTCCAGGTCATCAACTGTACTCCCAAAACCATTAAAGCAGAGGATTCAGGAGAGGCTGCAGATAAGACCCCTCTCAATGGCAAAG ATATAGAACACCATAACAACAACAAGCCACTGTCCAATGGAACCTGTTCGTCTGTCTTTCTCCATTCTTCTGGGTTGAACCCACAGGTCAACCTCACATATGACTACAG CTCCTCAGAATACAACTTTCAACTGATGGCTGTGTTGGTTCACCATGGTGACATGAACTCAGGACACTTTGTCACTTACCGCCGCTGCCCTCCCTCGCCccacagcccctctccattcaGCTCCCAGTGGCTGTGGGTTTCAGATGACTCTGTACGCAAGGCCAGTCTGCAGGAGGTGCTGTCCTCCAACGCCTACCTACTCTTCTATGAGCGGGTGAGACGGCTCCGTCTACTGTTGGAGGAGTAG
- the usp30 gene encoding ubiquitin carboxyl-terminal hydrolase 30 isoform X1: MPWCRSATSEKLIREFLYSGTIVRNKIMKNWGVIGGIAAAMAAGVYVLWGPITDSKKRKKGMVPGLLNLGNTCFMNSLLQGLAACPSFVKWLEEFTSRKGVSEGEPEKDPKLSTTLLQLLQALSNDNTGEEDVLDAGRLLEVLRLYRWHISSFEEQDAHELFHVLTSSLEEERDRQPKVTHLFDIQSLESLPDIDDKTLSCKSRGPLHPLRSPWKFPHPFHGRLTSNMACKRCEQQSPVRYDSFDSLSLSIPSPQWGWPISLDHCLQHFISSETIKEVECENCTKLQQGTLVNGHVLESQRTTFIKQLKLGKLPQCLCIHLQRLTWSNEGTPIKRQEHVQISEYLSMDHYKHCATIQRLQVINCTPKTIKAEDSGEAADKTPLNGKDIEHHNNNKPLSNGTCSSVFLHSSGLNPQVNLTYDYSSSEYNFQLMAVLVHHGDMNSGHFVTYRRCPPSPHSPSPFSSQWLWVSDDSVRKASLQEVLSSNAYLLFYERVRRLRLLLEE; this comes from the exons ATGCCGTGGTGCAGATCAGCGACATCTGAAAAGCTTATTCGGGAGTTCCTGTACTCTGGTACCATTGTCAG GAATAAAATTATGAAAAACTGGGGAGTCATTGGTGGAATAGCGGCTGCCATGGCTGCTGGAGTATATGTTCTATGGGGTCCAATTACAGACAGCAAGAAAAGGAAGAAAG GCATGGTACCAGGCCTGCTGAACCTGGGAAACACCTGCTTCATGAACTCTCTGCTCCAGGGCCTGGCAGCCTGCCCATCCTTCGTCAAGTGGCTGGAGGAGTTCACTAGCCGCAAAGGTGTGTCGGAGGGCGAGCCAGAGAAGGACCCCAAACTTTCCACAACTCTCCTGCAGCTTCTCCAAG CACTGTCAAACGACaacactggggaggaggatgtgcTGGATGCAGGGCGTCTGCTGGAGGTCCTCAGACTCTACAGGTGGCACATCAGTTCCTTTGAGGAACAG GATGCCCATGAGCTCTTCCATGTCCTCACCTCTTCCTTGGAGGAGGAGCGAGACCGACAGCCCAAAGTCACCCACCTCTTTGACATTCAGTCCCTTGAG AGTCTCCCAGATATAGATGATAAGACCTTAAGCTGCAAGAGTCGAG GCCCTCTTCATCCTTTACGAAGTCCTTGGAAGTTTCCACATCCTTTCCATGGCCGCCTAACAAGCAATATGGCTTGCAAGCGTTGCGAACAACAG AGTCCAGTGCGATATGACTCTTTCGACAGCCTCTCCTTATCCATCCCTTCACCGCAATGG GGCTGGCCTATCTCTCTGGATCACTGTCTCCAGCATTTCATCTCTTCAGAGACCATTAAAGAGGTGGAGTGTGAAAACTGCACCAAG CTTCAACAAGGCACCTTGGTGAATGGGCATGTCCTGGAAAGCCAGAGGACAACCTTCATCAAACAGCTTAAACTGGGAAAG CTCCCACAGTGTCTCTGTATTCACCTGCAGAGACTGACATGGTCTAATGAGGGTACGCCCAtaaagagacaggaacatgtccaGATCTCAGAGTACCTGTCGATGGACCACTACAAACACTGCGCAACCATTCAGAGGCTCCAGGTCATCAACTGTACTCCCAAAACCATTAAAGCAGAGGATTCAGGAGAGGCTGCAGATAAGACCCCTCTCAATGGCAAAG ATATAGAACACCATAACAACAACAAGCCACTGTCCAATGGAACCTGTTCGTCTGTCTTTCTCCATTCTTCTGGGTTGAACCCACAGGTCAACCTCACATATGACTACAG CTCCTCAGAATACAACTTTCAACTGATGGCTGTGTTGGTTCACCATGGTGACATGAACTCAGGACACTTTGTCACTTACCGCCGCTGCCCTCCCTCGCCccacagcccctctccattcaGCTCCCAGTGGCTGTGGGTTTCAGATGACTCTGTACGCAAGGCCAGTCTGCAGGAGGTGCTGTCCTCCAACGCCTACCTACTCTTCTATGAGCGGGTGAGACGGCTCCGTCTACTGTTGGAGGAGTAG
- the svopa gene encoding synaptic vesicle 2-related protein, whose translation MEDDLFQLRQLPVVKFRRTGDSTRSEDDGGGREQEVQIDGRQAYMESVALQDGAPVPREFANPTDDTFMVEDAVEAIGFGKFQWKLSILTGLSWMADAMEMMILSILAPQLHCEWRLPSLWVALLTSAVFIGMMISSSIWGNISDKYGRKTGLKMSVAWTMFYGVLSAFAPVYGWILFLRALVGVGIGGAPQSVTLYAEFLPMRSRATCILLIEIFWALGTVFEVLLAIVVMPTLGWRWLLGLSTIPLFIFAILSFWLPESARYDVLTGNQEKALNTLKRIAKENGAPMPLGKLVAARQEDRGKIQDLFSPHFRWTTILLWFIWFSNAFAYYGLVLLTTELFQEGGACGESKGSKREPRCSLECKYLTSDDYKDLLWTTLSEFPGLLVTLWAIDRLGRRKTMALCFFVFSLCLVPLYACVGRTWLTVLIFIARAFIAGGFQAAYVYTPEVYPTATRALGLGTSSGMARVGALITPFVAQVMLESSVYLTLSVYSICCMLAAIASCALPIETTGRGLQESSHREWGQEMMGRAHGNSSGGIPHSDSGSQED comes from the exons ATGGAAGATGATTTGTTCCAGTTAAGACAACTCCC CGTGGTCAAGTTCCGTCGCACGGGTGATAGCACACGCTCTGAGGATGACGGCGGGGGCAGAGAGCAGGAGGTCCAGATCGATGGGAGGCAGGCTTATATGGAGTCTGTGGCACTTCAGGATGGTGCACCAGTACCTCGGGAGTTTGCTAATCCAACTGATG ACACTTTCATGGTGGAGGATGCTGTGGAGGCCATTGGCTTTGGGAAGTTCCAGTGGAAACTCTCCATCCTCACTGGTCTGTCCTGG ATGGCTGATGCTATGGAGATGATGATTCTGAGCATCCTAGCTCCACAGCTGCACTGTGAATGGAGGCTGCCAAGTCTGTGGGTGGCGCTACTCACCTCG GCGGTGTTCATTGGAATGATGATCAGCTCTTCCATTTGGGGGAACATATCCGACAAGTATGGCAGAAAAACA GGTCTGAAGATGAGTGTGGCGTGGACCATGTTCTATGGTGTCCTGAGCGCCTTTGCCCCCGTCTATGGCTGGATACTCTTCCTTCGTGCCCTGGTGGGCGTTGGCATCGGAGGAGCACCACAGTC GGTGACACTGTATGCAGAGTTTCTCCCCATGAGGTCCAGAGCCACCTGCATCTTGCTGATAGAG ATATTCTGGGCGCTGGGCACTGTGTTTGAGGTACTGTTGGCTATCGTGGTGATGCCCACTCTGGGCTGGCGCTGGCTGCTCGGCCTCTCTACCATTCCGCTCTTCATCTTTGCTATCCTCTCTTTT TGGCTGCCAGAGAGTGCCCGCTATGATGTGTTGACAGGGAACCAGGAGAAAGCGCTGAACACCCTGAAGCGCATCGCCAAGGAGAACGGAGCCCCCATGCCCCTTGGAAAACTTGTGGCTGCAAGACAG GAGGACCGTGGGAAGATCCAGGATCTTTTCTCACCACATTTTCGCTGGACCACAATTCtgttgtggtttatttg GTTCTCTAATGCATTTGCCTACTATGGTCTGGTCCTGCTCACCACTGAGCTCTTCCAGGAGGGGGGCGCCTGTGGGG AGTCAAAAGGTAGTAAGAGGGAGCCCAGGTGTAGCCTGGAGTGTAAATACCTGACCTCAGACGACTACAAGGATCTGCTGTGGACCACCCTGTCTGAATTCCCAG GCCTACTGGTGACTCTGTGGGCCATCGATCGGCTGGGAAGGAGGAAGACCATGGCACTGTGCttctttgtcttctctctctgccttgttCCACTCTACGCTTGTGTAGGGAG GACCTGGTTGACAGTATTGATATTCATCGCCAGGGCCTTCATTGCAGGAGGTTTCCAGGCTGCTTATGTCTACACCCCTGAG GTATATCCAACAGCAACCAGAGCGTTAGGTCTGGGCACTAGTAGTGGAATGGCCAGAGTGGGAGCCCTCATCACACCCTTTGTTGCACAG GTGATGTTGGAGTCTTCTGTGTACCTGACTCTGTCAGTGTATAGCATCTGTTGTATGCTGGCTGCCATCGCCTCATGTGCTCTGCCCATTGAGACCACTGGCCGGGGCCTCCAGGAGTCCAGCCACCGCGAGTGGGGCCAGGAGATGATGGGCCGGGCccatggcaacagctctgggggCATCCCACACTCTGACTCTGGGTCCCAGGAGGACTGA